CGGGCAAGTTCGGCGCCGACGTCAGCCACCTCAACCTGCACAAGACGTTCGCCATCCCGCACGGCGGCGGCGGCCCCGGCGTCGGCCCGGTCGCCGTCCGCGAGCACCTGGCGCCGTACCTGCCCAACCACCCGCTCGTGCCGGACGCGGGCCCCGTGACCTCCTACGGCCCGATCTCGGCCGCCCCCTACGGCTCGGCGGGCATCCTGCCCATCTCGTACGCGTTCATCGCGATGATGGGCCCCGCGCTGCGGGAGGCGTCCCAGGGCGCGGTGCTGGCCGCGAACTACGTGGCCGCCCGGCTGTCCGAGCGCTACCCGATCCTGTACACCGGCGAGGGCGGCCTGGTCGCGCACGAGTGCATCGTGGACCTGCGCCCGCTCACCAAGCGCACGGGCGTGACGGTCGACGACGTCGCGAAGCGGCTGATCGACTACGGCTTCCACGCGCCGACGATGAGCTTCCCGGTCGCGGGCACCCTGATGGTGGAGCCCACCGAATCGGAGTCGCTGGCCGAACTGGACCGGTTCTGCGAGGCGATGCTGTCGATCGCGGACGAGGCCGAGCGGGTCGCGTCGGGGGAGTGGCCGGCCGACGACAACCCGCTGCACAACGCCCCGCACACGCTGGCCGAGGTGACCGCCGACGCGTGGGACCACCCCTACCCGCGCAGCCTCGCCGCGCACCCGGCGGGCGTGAAGCTCGGCGCGGTGTCCACGGGCGCCCGCGACCGCTACTGGCCGGCCGTGGCCCGCATCGACGGCGCGTTCGGCGACCGGAACCTGGTCTGCTCCTGCCCGCCGATGGACTCCTACCAGTGACGGCCGCGCGCCCCGCGGGTGGGTGACCGCGGGGCGCGCCGCCGTTAGGGTGTTCGGCATGGTCGAACGCCTGCAACGCCTCCTGCAGATCCCCTGGATCGCTCACCTCGTCCGCACTTTCGAGCGGTTCGGGCAACGGTTGGGGTCCCAGTTCGCCGCCGCGATCACCTACTTCTCGGTGCTGTCGCTGGTGCCCATCCTCATGGTGGCGTTCGCGATCCTCGGCCTGACGCTGACGGTCTTCATCCCCGACGTCCTGGACCAGGTCAGCGCCTGGATCAAGGACGCGGTCGCGGGCCAGGGCGAGCTGGGCGAACAGCTCGCCGAGGTCGTCAACCAGGCCCTGCAGGGCTGGCGCGCCATCCTGGGCGTCGGCCTGGTGGTGGCGCTGTGGTCGGGCGCGAACTGGGTGAACAACATCCGGCAGGCGGTGCACGCCCAGATGCGGCCGGTGTTCGACATGACCGAGCAGAAGACCAACATCGTCGTGCAGACGCTGATCAACATCGGCATCCTGCTGGGGCTGTTCCTGCTGGTCGGCGTCATGATGGCGCTCAGCACCGTGGCCACGGGCGCGCGGGACGCCGTCGTCGCCTGGCTCAAGCTGGAGGGGACGATCTGGGCGGGGCTGCTGGCCTGGGCGCCGCTGCTGGGCATGCTGCTGGCCGGCTACGTGCTGTTCGTGTTCATGTTCGCGGTGTTCACCGAGCGCGGCTTCCCCAAGCGCCTGATCGCCAAGGGCGCGGTGATCGGAGCGGTGGGCACGACGATCCTGCTGTGGGCCGCCGGGTTCGTCGTCGGGATCTTCTCCAACAACGCGGCGGCGGCGGTCTTCGGCAGCGTCATCATCGTGATGCTGTACTTCAACCTGTTCGCCACGCTCACGCTGATCGTGGCGGCGTGGATCGCCACCGACACCAGCCAGCTCGTGGCCGAGCCCGAGATCGTCCTGACCGACGACGCCGCCCGCACCCCGTCGAACTACGCCAGCAAGGAACTCGTCGCGATCCTGCGGGCCGGCGAGGAGCGCGCGCGGCAGGATCGGGTCCCGCGCGAGGCGGCGGTGACCGCCGCTCGGGTGAGCGGGGGAGTCGGCGCCGCCGTGGGGGCGGCCGTGGTGGGCGTCATGGCGACGATCGCCGCGGTCGTGTCCGGGCTCCTGGCCCGCCGCTCCTAGCCGCGGACGCCGGCGGCCGGCGCTCGCGCGTGGCGCCAGCGACCCTGACCGGACGCACGCGTGGCGCGCACCCGCGAGGGGTACGCGCCACGGCGGTGAGGTCGAACGGGTCAGTGCTCCGCGGGCGGCGCGGCGACCGGGGCCGCCTGGCCGATGGCGGCGAGCAGGTCGAGGTACCAGTCCTGACCGATGTCGAACGGCTTGCCGCCCTTGATCCGGGAGAACTCGATGCAGCGCAGCTCGTCGCCCTGCTCCTCGTCCTGGCCCACGAGGCCCGGCTCGCCGCGCAGGGCGGCGTCCACGGCGAAGGTGGCCATGGTGTCGATGAGGTCCAGGTCGAACTGATCCGAGGCCGCCGACCGGGCGAAGTAGCCCGACTTCTGCACCAGGGTCTTCTCCGCGCCCAGCTTCTTGGCGAACTGCTCGCCGAACCAGGCGCCCGGGTTCACCTTGTCGAGGCGGATGTGGCCGAAGGCGTCCCGGGCGATCTCCTCGCCGGCGGCCTCCATCTCGGCCACGATGCTCTCCACGCCCGCGCCTTCGGAGATGAACAGGTTGACGCAGCCCACCTCGTCCATGATCGCGGTCAGGCGCTGCGCCTCCGCGGCGATGTCGATGACGGCCTCGGGCACGTAGACGCCGTGGATGTCCCAGGCGCGCTTGTCCAGGCCGATCGCCGGCACCCAGGTCTGCTCGTCGAGCCACTCCCGGTACTTGCGCGCCGTGGCGGCGGTCAGCCAGCCGCAGTTGCGGCCCATGATCTCGTGCACGATCAGCATCCGGCCGCTGGCGTTGTGCTCGGCCAGCACGTTCTGCGCGAACTGCGAGCCCTCCTCGGCGGCGGTGTCGGCGCCCAGGCTCTGCCGGATCGGGATGATGTCGTTGTCGATGGTCTTGGGCAGCCCGACGACGGTGAGCTCGTAGTCGTGCTCGTGCAGGTACTGCGCCAGGTCGGCCGCGGTCGTGTTGGTGTCGTCGCCGCCGATGGTGTGCAGGATCGTGACGCCGTCGGCGACCAGGCGGTCGGCGGCGAACTTCAGCGGGTCGGCGCCCTCGGGCACCAGGCCGCGCTTGACCAGGTCCTTGGTGTTGGTCAGCTTGACGCGGCTGTTGCCGATGGGGGACCCCCCGAAGCGGCGCAGGACGTCGGCGTTCGCGCGGACCTCGTCGGTCACCTCCAGGGCGTCCCCGGTCAGGAGCCCCTGGTAGCCGTTGCGGTAGGCGATGATCGGCACCTCGGGGGCCAGCTCGGTGTAGCGGCTGATCAGCGAACCGATCGCGGTGGACAGACACGGGGCGAAACCACCGGCGGTGAGCAGTGCGACCTTCTGAGTCATCGGGGACCTCTCGCGTGAGACGACAATCGGGTGGCGCGCACGCGCGCCGCTCGTCCCAGCCTATTGCCGTCCGAGCCGATCCGCTCGCCCGCGCCAGGATCGCAGGGCCGGCGTCCTGCGGCGGCTGCGTGGGCCCCCGTGGGCGCTGAACCGGTCGCCGGGCTGTGGATGACCCGCGCGGCGCGGGCGGCCGGGTGGCACGATGGTGCCGTTCCACCCCCGAAGGAGCCTGCCATGGCATCACCCCGCCCCGACGAGCGCGGCCAGTCACTCTCGGCCCTGGTCGCGGTCGTCCTGCTCGCCCTGTTCCTGGTGACCGGCCTCGTCGTCGACGGCGGGCGTCAGGTCGCCGCGGCACGGGAGGCCGAGGCGGGTGCCGCGCAGGCTGCCCGCGCGGCCGCCGACGAGAGCACCGTGGCGCGCGCCGCCGGCGCGCCGTCCGACCTCGGCGCGGTCCGGGCCGCGGGGCAGCGCGTCTTGGCGGAGCGAGGGCTGGCCGGCGACGTGCGCATCGAGGGCGGCCAGATCCACGTGCGCGCCGAGACGCGCAGCCCGACCGTGTTCCTGTCGGTGCTCGGCATCGGCTCGGTCGGCGGCAGCGGGGAGGCGACCGCCTCGCTGCTGGACTGACGCGCGCCGCCGGGCTCCGCGTGGCTAGACGCTGGCCGCCATCGCGGCCACGGCCCGCTCGATGAGCTCCGGGTTCGCCGCCAGGTTCAGCCGCACGAAGCTCTCGTAGCCCGGGCCGAAGGTGGCGCCGTCGTTGAGGGCGACGCGGGCACGCTCGACGAAGTGCTGCGCCGGGTGGGCGAGCCCCAGCGCGGAGCAGTCCAGCCAGGCGAGGTAGGTGCCCGGCTGCCGCTGCCAGGTGATGCCCTCCAGGCGCTCGGCGAGCAGGCGCGCCAGGAGGCCCTTGTTGGCGGCGACCTCGGTCATCACCTCGTCCACCCAGTCCTGGGCGTGCACCAGCGCCGCGGTGTGGGCGAGCGTCGCGAGTTGTCCGGTGGACTGGTTGGCCAGCGGGGGGAGCCGGTCGAGAGCGCCGAGGGCGTCCGTGCCGGCGATGTAGAGCCCGCCCTTGAACGCGGCCAGGTTCCAGCCCTTGCCCGCGGAGAACGCCACCACGGCGTTCTGCGCCTCGGGCAGAGCCAGGATCGGGGTGAAGCGGGCGCCGGGGTCGACCAGCACGGCGTGGATCTCGTCCACGACCAGCAGGACGTCGTGCTCGCGGCACAGCCGCGCCACCGCCGTGAGCTCCTCGGCGGTGTGCACCGTTCCCGTCGGGTTGTGCGGGGAGCACAGCAGGTACGCCGTCGGCCGCTCCGGTCCGGCGAACGCCTCGGCGAGGGCGGCCAGGTCGAGGCGGCCCTCCCCAGTGAGCGGCACCTGCGTGATGTGCCGGCCGTAGCCCTCGATCACCTGCCAGAACGGGGGTACACCGGCGGGTTGATGACGATGTGGTCCCCGGGTGCGGTGTTGCCCAGCAGCAGCCCGAGGATAGCGTTCATGACGTCACCCGCACGGCGCAGTTGGGTATCGGCGGGCCGCCAGCCCCAGCGGCGCTCGGCCATGGCGGCGTACGCGTCGGCGTACTGCGTCCCGAACGGGTAGCCCGTGTCGCCGGCGTCCATGGCCGCGGCCACGGCGTCCCGGACGGCCGGGTGCGGCAGGACGTCCATCTCGGCGACGAACAGCGGCAGGACATCGTCGGGGTAGGACCGCCACTTCAGCGACGTGCGCGCCCGCAGCTGCGATTCGGACAGGTTGAACAGCGACATGCCCGCATTCTTCCACGCGTCTTGGGTGGGTTCGGGCCCGCCACATCGTCGACGGACGCCGCGGGCGGGCCGTCCCAGGGACTCCCGCGAAGGCATCTTGTTTCCAAACACGAAAGTAGTTACTGTGAAGCCATGAACAAGACCGGTCACCCCCACGACGCCACCCCGACGGCGGTCGCGTCCGTCCCCGCCTCCACGGCGCTGGCGCTGCTGTTCCTGCGCCCCTTTCTGCTGTTCTGCTCGTTCGCCGTCCTGTGGCTGATGCCGTCGGCGAGCGGCGATCCGGGCGACAACCTCCTGTGGCAAAACGTCGCGATCGTCGGCGTCGACCTGGTGTCGCTGGCCGTGGCGACGGCGATCCTGCGCCGGCACGGCGGCACGCTGCGCGGCCTCATCAGCCCGCGGGTGGCCGATGTCGGCTGGGGCCTGCTCGCCGCCGTGATCGCGATCGCTGGCTTCTTCGCCGCCTCGTTCGTGGCCAACTTCATCGCCTACGGCGGGCCGCCCCCCGCCCCGACGGGCGCCGCCCCCACCATCCCGCTGTGGTTCGGCCTGTGGTGCCTGCTGGTGATGCCCGTCACCATCGCCGTCGCCGAAGAGGTCGTCTACCGCGGCGTGGGCCAGGGTGCCCTGTCGGCGCACTGGGGCCGCTGGGCGGGGCTGCTGGTGATGGCGGCGGTCTTCGGCCTGCAGCACCTGGCTCTGACCCCGCCCGACCCGCAGGCCTGGGTGGCGCGCTACCTGACCACGTTCCTGGCCGGGTTGATGTTCGGCTTGCTGTACTGGTGGTTCAAGCGCCTGAGCCCCCTCATCGTCGGGCACTGGCTGCTGGACGTCCTCGGGCTCGGCCTGCCGATGTTCCTGGCGGCGACAGCCGCCCTGTGACCCCCTGGGTCGAGCCTGGCGGGCCTAGGGTGGTGCCATGGCCCGCTACTTCGACGTCCACCCCGCCAATCCGCAAGCCCGCTCGCTGGCCCAGGTCGCGCAGATCATCCGGGACGGCGGCCTGGTCGTGTACCCGACCGACTCCGGCTTCGCGCTGGGCTGCTCGCTCGGCAACGCCGACGGCCTCGCCCGCATCCGCAGCATCCGGCACCTCGACCGCCACCACCACTTCACCCTGGTCTGTTCCGAGTTCGGGCAGTTGGGGCAGTACGTCGAGATGGGCAACGACGTGTTCCGCGCCATCAAGGCGAACACGCCCGGCCCCTACACGTTCATCCTGCGGGGCACGCGGGAGGCGCCCAAGGTGATGCTGCAGGAGAAGAAGCGCACCGTGGGCGTCCGGATCCCCGACCACGTCACCGCGCGTGCGCTGCTCGACGAGTTGGGCGAGCCGCTCATGTCCAGCACGCTGATCCTGCCGGACTCCGAGGACGCCCCCACCGACGGCTGGGCGATCGCGGAGGCGCTGGAGCACCAGGTGGACGCGGTGCTCGACTCCGGCGACGTGGGCGTCGGCCCGACCACGGTGATCGACTTCACCGCCGAGGACGACCCGATCCTGCGGCGCGGCGCCGGCGACACCGCGCCGTTCGAGGAGTGAGCCCGGCTCAGTCCTCCGGGTCCCGGTAGGGCGGCCGCTTCCCGCCCGAAGTCAGCGTCGCTGCGTAGTCGGGGACCTCGAGTTGCAGCGACCGCTCGGTGCGCCGGTAGCCGGTGCTCGGCGGACGCTCCGGCAGTTCCAGCGTCGGTCGCTCCACCGGCTCGTAGGGGATCGACGCCAGCAGGTGCTGGATCATGTTGAGCCGCGCGCGCCGCTTGTCCTCGGCCTCCACGACGTTCCAGCGGGCCGGCTGGACGTCGGTGTGGACGAACATCTCGTCCTTCGCGCGGCTGTAGTCCTCCCAGCGCGCCAGCGACTGCACGTCGGTGGGGGAGAGCTTCCACTGCCGCATCGGGTCGGTGAGCCGGGAGCGGAACCGCTTCTCCTGCTCCTTGTCCGAGACGGAGAACCAGTACTTGCGCAGCATGATGCCGTCGTCGATGAGCATCCGCTCGAAGATCGGGCACTGCCGCAGGAAGCGGATGTGCTCCTCGGCGGTGCAGTAGCCCATCACCTTCTCCACGCCGGCGCGGTTGTACCAGGACCGGTCGAAGAACCGGATCTCGCCGGCGGCGGGCAGGTGCTCCACGTAGCGCTGGAAGTACCACTGCGTGCGCTGCCGCTCGGTCGGGGCCGGGAGCGCGACGACACTGGCGACGCGCGGGTTCAGGTACTCGGTGATCCGCTTGATCGCCCCGCCCTTGCCGGCGGCGTCGCGCCCCTCGAAGATCACCACGATCCGGGCGCCGGCGCTGCGCACCCACTCCTGCATCTCGACGAGCTCGGACTGCAGCCGGCTCAGCTCAGCCTCGTACAGGGACTTGGGCAGCTTCTTGGGGCCATCGCCCCATTCTGACGCGCCCGGGCGCCGCGCGCACCCGTTCCGGGTGGGCGGTTCCGACGCTCACCGCGGCGGGAAGGGGCGGCTGGGCGGCTCACCTCCCGCACGCCGACGGCGGGCGCGGAAGCCTGAAGGCGTCAGGCCGACGTCCCCAACCGGCGCGTCACGGAGTAACCGTCCTCGAGGTCGGTGAGCGTCGCCGTGATGACGCCGCGGGCGTCCACGCGGTACTCCTCCTGGATCAGCGGGCCCTCCCCGGTCCGCACGACCGGGATCCCGGCCGGGTCGGCGGCGTCGCGCAGCGTGCGGTCGAAGGGGAAGAACACCGGCTCGAGCGGGACGACGTCGCCGGTCGGCTCGCCCGAGGCGCCCAGCCGTGCGTGCTCCACGAAGCGGAAGACGCCCAGGTTGTGGGCGGCCCGGTAGCGGCGGGTGACCGTGACCTCCGCGTCGGGGCTGGTGCGCTGGTCGCGGCGGATCAGCGGGTCGAAGGCGAGTTGCGCGCCGGCGTCCGCGTCCCGGAAGACGCCGAAGCCGCGCGAGAGCCGGTCGGTGAGCCGGAACCCCGACTCGGGATCGGCGGCGATCGCCAGCCCGATCGCTGTGGACGCCGCGGCGTGCGGCGAGCGCTTCACCCGCCGCCCGAAGCGTGCCCGCAGCTCGCGGGCCACGAGCGGCAGCTCGGAGGAGCCTCCCACGAGGTAGAGCCCGGCGACCTGGGCGGCCTCGAGCCCGGCGGCGTCGGCGCTGCCCAGCAGCGGCTCGAGCGCCTCGACGGTGCGGGCGATCAGCGGGGCGGCCGCGGCGTAGAAGTCGTCGACGTCCACCACGACGTCGGTCGTCCCCACCCGCAACGGGATGCGGCGCGACTGCGGCGACAGCGACTCCTTCGCCGCCCGGGCCTCATCCAGGAGCGCGGTCGAACCGGCCGCGTCGAGGACGGGGTCCCCGGCGGCGGCGCGCGCCAGGTCGGCCAGGACGGCGTCCAGGTCGTCTCCGCCGAGCCGGTTGATGCCGAGGGAGGACTCCACCTCGTGGGCCAGGTCGGCCACCTGGACCAGCGACGCGTCGAACGTCCCGCCGCCGAGGTCGTAGACGACGACGCGGGTGCGCCGCGCGTTCAGCGTGCGGGCCTGGCGGTGCGTGTACTCGAACGCGGCGGCCGAGGGCTCGTTCAGCAACCCCACCACGGTGAAGCCGGCGGCGGCGAAGGCGTCCAGGGTGAGGAGCCGCTGCGCGGAGTGCGCGTGGGCCGGGACGGCGACCATGGCCTCCAGCGGCGCCTCCGGATCCACGTCGGCGAGCGTGGACGCCGAGGCGAGCGCCTCGCGCAGCGCGCGCAGGAATCCGGTCACGAGGTCCGCGAGCGGGACGTCCGCCTCCCCGACCCGCACGGTCGCGTCGGGGCGGACGCTGCCCGCCGCCAGCGCGCGCTTGAACGAGCGCACCAGCGGCGCGCCCGCCCGCGCGGCCGCGAGGGCGTCGAAGCCGAAGACGAGGCGACCCTCGACCAGGGCGGCGACCGAGGGGAAGTGGTCGACGCTGTCGCCGTGCTGATCCTCGAACGACACGACCGGGTAGTTGCCGCGGTCGACGACCGAGACGATCGTCCTGGTGGTGCCGAAGTCGATGCCGAGTCTCATGCCTGCGAGGCTAACCCGACAACGCGCCCGGCTGACGCCCCACCGGCAGGACTGGACGCCGCCGGCACCACCGTCGATCCCGTGCTGGGCACCCGGGTTCGGAGGCGCTGCCGCCGGTAGCCTTGCTGGGCATGACCCGCCCCCACGTCGTGACGCTGCTCCTGCGCTGGCTGACGCTGCCCGTCCATCCCGCCGACCTCGGGCGCGAGCACGACGCCCTGGTCGACGCCCTGCTGGACTCGCCGGAGCGCGAGACCGCGCACGCGCACGCCCTCGGAACGCTGCTGGCAGCGACCACGGGGGAGGAGCCGCCGCCCGGCCACCCGGCCGCCGACGACCTCGGGACGGCGCTGTCGCTGCTGACCCGCGCGGAGGCGGCCGCGATCGCGGCGGCGCGATCCCAGGAGGAGGCCGACGCGCGCGGCGGGTCGGTCCCACCGTCCGACGCCGTGGCCTCCCTGGCCGCGCAGCTGGACGCGCTGGCGTCCCGCTCCTTCGAACTGTCCGATCTCGGGCTGGCGCGCCCCCTGCAGGCCCAGGCCCGCCTGTGGCTGGTGGGCGCCGCCCAGGACCCGCTCGCGCCGGCCACGCTCACGCTCCTGCGGCAAGCGATCGGCGACGTCGAGGGGGAGCGGCACCGCCGGGTGCTGGGCCAGAGCTTCGCCGTCCTGGCGCGGGCCGCCGCCGCGGGCGGCCGGGCCGACCTGTGGCAGGACGCCGTCGAGATGCTCGACGCCCGGCTCGGCCCGCTGATGCCCCGCGATCTGGCCTGGTGGGTGGCCGGCTGGGCGAGGCAGGTCGTGCGGCTCGACTCCCGCTGGTTCCGGGCGCAGCGGACGCGGGAGCAGGCCGAGGCGCTGCTGGCGCCCGCGCTGGCGTCCGGCACGCCGGTGGAGGTCGAGCGGGCCGAGGCCGTCCGGGTCGAGCTCGGCGTCGCGTACGCCCTCAACCGGGACCACGACGAGCGGCCCTTCCTCGACGTCCTGGACGAGGTGACCGCGGGGCTGATCGCCGACCTGGGCACCGCGCCGGCGCGCGAGCACATCCTGTCGCGATCCGCCGCGCTCGCGCTGCGCGCCCCGTCCCGGCCCGAGCGGATCTCCACCGCGTTGACCGCGTGGCTGGACGCGGCCCGGGCCCGCGGCCCCCTCGGCCCGGAACTGATCGAGCAGTACCGCAGCCATCTCGAGCGGCTGGATGCGGCCCGGGACGGCACGTCGCCGGGGCAGGATTCCCAGGGCGACGCCGCCGACCTGCCGCCCGACGCGGTGCCGGGCGTACCGGCCGGGCTGTACTCGCCGCACGCGGGCGTCCGGGTGCGCACCCTGCGCAGCCAGTTCGGAGCCTGGGCCTTCATGACCGCCAACGCGTCGGAGGGGGACGCCTTCTACGAGGCGGTGCCGATCCTCGCCGAGTTGTACACGCGGGGGATCGCCGACCCCGTGGAGGACGTCCGGGAGGAGGCCGTGGTCTTCGCCCGGCGCCTGATCTACGGCTACAGCCACCGGGGGCGCAACCCGGACGGCATGACCTGGGTGCGGCGGGTCATCGCCGACACGGCCGGGATGACGTCGATCCGCTGCCACCGCGCCCACGTGCTGGCGCTGGCCGACTACCGCACGATGGACACCGACCGGCTGGCGATCCTGGCCGCCAACGATCGCCTGGACGCCGCCCTGGTCGGATCCCAGGCCGACTACGCGATCTGCCAGCGGGCCCTGCTCGCTCTGTGGCGGATGCGGGAGATGGACGACGACGACCCCGACAAGGTCTGGGCCAGCGAGCGGGTCGTCCCGATGCTCGTGGAGAGCATCGACAACGACGAGTACGAGCAGCACGACTGGCCCGACCTGATCCGCACGCAGGCACGGTGGCTGATGTACCGGCACATCCAGGCCGAGCGGTGGGACGACGCGTTCCGCAACGCGCGCACCTACGCCCAGTGGATGGACGCCGAGCCCGACACCGAGCAGCTGCGCGTGGTGGGGATCTACCACCTGGGGGAGTTCGCGGCGCTGGCGGGCGACCCGGCCTCCCCGCACCGCGACGAGGCCCTGGCGATGATGGACACCGCCCGGCGGATCCTCGCGAAGGAAGATCCAGACGTGCTGGCGATCCACGAGGCCAGGGCGACGATCCAGATGGCCGGCGCCACCTGGGGCCGGGATCGCTCCCTCGCGCTGGCCGAGTTCGACCGCGGGCTCGGGATGGGTGTGCGTGCGCTGCCCCACGATCCCGACGGGACCCACCAGTTGGCCTCGTGGATGACCGCCTGGGGGCGCTGGGCCTTCATCGAGGCCGAGCGTTGGGACTCGGGGGATCACGACGGCACCGAGCGGCCCTACACCGACACGGCGCGGGCGGCGCTGCTCTACCTGCGGCATCGCCTCCACGCCATCGACCCGGAGGCCGAGGCCCACAC
Above is a window of Propioniciclava coleopterorum DNA encoding:
- a CDS encoding CPBP family intramembrane glutamic endopeptidase: MNKTGHPHDATPTAVASVPASTALALLFLRPFLLFCSFAVLWLMPSASGDPGDNLLWQNVAIVGVDLVSLAVATAILRRHGGTLRGLISPRVADVGWGLLAAVIAIAGFFAASFVANFIAYGGPPPAPTGAAPTIPLWFGLWCLLVMPVTIAVAEEVVYRGVGQGALSAHWGRWAGLLVMAAVFGLQHLALTPPDPQAWVARYLTTFLAGLMFGLLYWWFKRLSPLIVGHWLLDVLGLGLPMFLAATAAL
- the ppk2 gene encoding polyphosphate kinase 2, whose product is MPKSLYEAELSRLQSELVEMQEWVRSAGARIVVIFEGRDAAGKGGAIKRITEYLNPRVASVVALPAPTERQRTQWYFQRYVEHLPAAGEIRFFDRSWYNRAGVEKVMGYCTAEEHIRFLRQCPIFERMLIDDGIMLRKYWFSVSDKEQEKRFRSRLTDPMRQWKLSPTDVQSLARWEDYSRAKDEMFVHTDVQPARWNVVEAEDKRRARLNMIQHLLASIPYEPVERPTLELPERPPSTGYRRTERSLQLEVPDYAATLTSGGKRPPYRDPED
- a CDS encoding aminotransferase class I/II-fold pyridoxal phosphate-dependent enzyme produces the protein MIEGYGRHITQVPLTGEGRLDLAALAEAFAGPERPTAYLLCSPHNPTGTVHTAEELTAVARLCREHDVLLVVDEIHAVLVDPGARFTPILALPEAQNAVVAFSAGKGWNLAAFKGGLYIAGTDALGALDRLPPLANQSTGQLATLAHTAALVHAQDWVDEVMTEVAANKGLLARLLAERLEGITWQRQPGTYLAWLDCSALGLAHPAQHFVERARVALNDGATFGPGYESFVRLNLAANPELIERAVAAMAASV
- a CDS encoding pyrophosphate--fructose-6-phosphate 1-phosphotransferase — translated: MTQKVALLTAGGFAPCLSTAIGSLISRYTELAPEVPIIAYRNGYQGLLTGDALEVTDEVRANADVLRRFGGSPIGNSRVKLTNTKDLVKRGLVPEGADPLKFAADRLVADGVTILHTIGGDDTNTTAADLAQYLHEHDYELTVVGLPKTIDNDIIPIRQSLGADTAAEEGSQFAQNVLAEHNASGRMLIVHEIMGRNCGWLTAATARKYREWLDEQTWVPAIGLDKRAWDIHGVYVPEAVIDIAAEAQRLTAIMDEVGCVNLFISEGAGVESIVAEMEAAGEEIARDAFGHIRLDKVNPGAWFGEQFAKKLGAEKTLVQKSGYFARSAASDQFDLDLIDTMATFAVDAALRGEPGLVGQDEEQGDELRCIEFSRIKGGKPFDIGQDWYLDLLAAIGQAAPVAAPPAEH
- a CDS encoding Hsp70 family protein, whose translation is MRLGIDFGTTRTIVSVVDRGNYPVVSFEDQHGDSVDHFPSVAALVEGRLVFGFDALAAARAGAPLVRSFKRALAAGSVRPDATVRVGEADVPLADLVTGFLRALREALASASTLADVDPEAPLEAMVAVPAHAHSAQRLLTLDAFAAAGFTVVGLLNEPSAAAFEYTHRQARTLNARRTRVVVYDLGGGTFDASLVQVADLAHEVESSLGINRLGGDDLDAVLADLARAAAGDPVLDAAGSTALLDEARAAKESLSPQSRRIPLRVGTTDVVVDVDDFYAAAAPLIARTVEALEPLLGSADAAGLEAAQVAGLYLVGGSSELPLVARELRARFGRRVKRSPHAAASTAIGLAIAADPESGFRLTDRLSRGFGVFRDADAGAQLAFDPLIRRDQRTSPDAEVTVTRRYRAAHNLGVFRFVEHARLGASGEPTGDVVPLEPVFFPFDRTLRDAADPAGIPVVRTGEGPLIQEEYRVDARGVITATLTDLEDGYSVTRRLGTSA
- a CDS encoding L-threonylcarbamoyladenylate synthase; the encoded protein is MARYFDVHPANPQARSLAQVAQIIRDGGLVVYPTDSGFALGCSLGNADGLARIRSIRHLDRHHHFTLVCSEFGQLGQYVEMGNDVFRAIKANTPGPYTFILRGTREAPKVMLQEKKRTVGVRIPDHVTARALLDELGEPLMSSTLILPDSEDAPTDGWAIAEALEHQVDAVLDSGDVGVGPTTVIDFTAEDDPILRRGAGDTAPFEE
- a CDS encoding pilus assembly protein TadG-related protein produces the protein MASPRPDERGQSLSALVAVVLLALFLVTGLVVDGGRQVAAAREAEAGAAQAARAAADESTVARAAGAPSDLGAVRAAGQRVLAERGLAGDVRIEGGQIHVRAETRSPTVFLSVLGIGSVGGSGEATASLLD
- a CDS encoding YhjD/YihY/BrkB family envelope integrity protein; amino-acid sequence: MVERLQRLLQIPWIAHLVRTFERFGQRLGSQFAAAITYFSVLSLVPILMVAFAILGLTLTVFIPDVLDQVSAWIKDAVAGQGELGEQLAEVVNQALQGWRAILGVGLVVALWSGANWVNNIRQAVHAQMRPVFDMTEQKTNIVVQTLINIGILLGLFLLVGVMMALSTVATGARDAVVAWLKLEGTIWAGLLAWAPLLGMLLAGYVLFVFMFAVFTERGFPKRLIAKGAVIGAVGTTILLWAAGFVVGIFSNNAAAAVFGSVIIVMLYFNLFATLTLIVAAWIATDTSQLVAEPEIVLTDDAARTPSNYASKELVAILRAGEERARQDRVPREAAVTAARVSGGVGAAVGAAVVGVMATIAAVVSGLLARRS